Proteins co-encoded in one Bacillus infantis NRRL B-14911 genomic window:
- a CDS encoding DUF4912 domain-containing protein — protein MQSEIIRLREKGLSFRNIAKELGTTRGKVQYQWMKHLKETEEKEDEKEQKQSVTEAGRVPPDCLMKEEGIAAWQVQDGCIYSFWRTAAMKKSLAASYFEVHVSELEDAIRLYDITSIIFNGSNAHSIQEHILAEGQNSSIFKNLAPDRSYCIEAGARIRGRFIPFMRSNSVQIPRNSEAQAGRLMEDLKAHENGSPPNWIEHVSTYSFYTNEKGGV, from the coding sequence ATGCAATCTGAAATTATCAGATTAAGGGAGAAAGGGCTCTCTTTCAGGAATATTGCAAAAGAGCTCGGTACAACCCGGGGAAAAGTTCAGTATCAGTGGATGAAACACTTGAAAGAGACGGAGGAGAAAGAGGATGAAAAGGAGCAAAAACAGAGTGTGACAGAAGCGGGCCGGGTACCGCCGGATTGTTTGATGAAAGAAGAAGGGATAGCTGCCTGGCAAGTGCAGGATGGATGCATATATTCCTTCTGGAGGACGGCAGCCATGAAGAAATCCCTTGCTGCGTCATATTTTGAAGTTCATGTAAGTGAACTGGAGGATGCAATCAGGCTTTATGATATCACCAGCATAATCTTTAATGGCAGCAATGCACACAGTATCCAGGAACATATCCTCGCTGAAGGGCAGAACTCCAGCATTTTTAAAAACCTGGCCCCTGACCGGTCTTACTGCATTGAAGCAGGAGCCAGGATTCGCGGCAGATTCATACCCTTTATGAGATCCAATTCAGTTCAAATACCGAGGAATTCCGAAGCACAGGCAGGGCGTCTTATGGAAGATCTAAAAGCACACGAAAATGGGTCCCCGCCAAATTGGATTGAACATGTCAGCACATACAGCTTTTATACAAATGAAAAGGGAGGCGTTTAA
- a CDS encoding endolytic transglycosylase MltG, whose amino-acid sequence MNRLTLRAFSLGMLITACLIGAFYFFSKDDYISLADAKAAKASVKENGYVLLTEKEYNELKGKPANETEGSKAEGQAAEKPSNEGDKKADAEEKTKQDEQENEAEPKVITYKITISSGMDTGEIASQLAAAKIITNESAFKQYLISSGMHTKIQLGTFELNNEMTSQQIATVITKGR is encoded by the coding sequence ATGAACAGACTGACCTTGCGGGCATTTTCACTTGGGATGCTGATTACAGCGTGTCTCATTGGTGCTTTTTATTTCTTTTCAAAAGACGATTATATCAGTCTCGCAGATGCTAAAGCTGCCAAGGCAAGCGTAAAGGAAAATGGATATGTCCTCTTAACGGAAAAAGAATACAATGAATTGAAGGGCAAACCTGCTAATGAAACAGAAGGCAGCAAGGCAGAGGGCCAAGCCGCTGAAAAGCCATCCAATGAAGGCGATAAAAAGGCAGATGCAGAGGAAAAAACCAAACAAGATGAGCAGGAAAACGAAGCTGAACCAAAGGTGATTACCTATAAAATCACGATTTCAAGCGGAATGGATACCGGAGAGATTGCAAGCCAGCTGGCTGCAGCAAAGATCATCACCAATGAGTCAGCATTTAAGCAGTACCTCATTTCCAGCGGCATGCATACAAAGATCCAGCTTGGCACGTTTGAACTGAACAATGAAATGACTTCCCAGCAGATTGCAACTGTCATTACCAAAGGCAGATAA
- the phoU gene encoding phosphate signaling complex protein PhoU has translation MAIREKFHYDLKELQNKLMELGNFADQALLRAINALESKDIESSLEIMEDDTKADVLYEEINDLAILLIAKQQPVAIDLRRIIVAIKIATDIERIADFAVNIAKSTIRIGSEEHVKPIVHIKEMYEITSRMLKMSLEAFNEEDVRKAKEVAEMDDQVDDLYGQTIQELLQINLQKPEYLPQITQLSFICRYLERAADHVTNISESVFYLVKGRHYDLNS, from the coding sequence ATGGCAATCCGCGAAAAATTTCATTATGATTTAAAAGAGCTGCAGAATAAATTGATGGAACTGGGCAATTTTGCCGATCAGGCTTTGCTCCGGGCGATTAATGCCCTTGAAAGCAAGGATATTGAGTCATCGCTTGAAATCATGGAGGACGATACAAAAGCTGATGTGCTGTATGAGGAAATCAATGATCTTGCCATCCTTCTGATAGCGAAGCAGCAGCCGGTCGCAATTGATCTAAGAAGAATCATTGTGGCGATCAAAATTGCCACCGACATTGAAAGGATAGCTGATTTTGCCGTCAACATCGCAAAATCAACCATCCGCATTGGAAGCGAGGAGCATGTTAAGCCGATCGTCCATATTAAAGAAATGTACGAAATCACTTCCAGGATGCTTAAGATGTCGCTTGAGGCTTTCAATGAAGAAGATGTCAGGAAAGCAAAAGAAGTGGCAGAAATGGATGATCAGGTTGATGACTTGTACGGCCAGACGATACAGGAGCTCCTGCAGATCAATCTGCAGAAGCCTGAATACCTGCCGCAGATCACCCAGCTGTCCTTTATCTGCCGCTATCTTGAAAGGGCCGCAGACCATGTGACCAACATATCCGAAAGCGTGTTTTATCTTGTTAAAGGAAGGCACTATGATTTGAACAGCTAA
- the pstB gene encoding phosphate ABC transporter ATP-binding protein PstB, whose product MNATKDKVNAPAVRKGTTQGSVNEKSIVYKTSQLNLWYGDNNALKNIDLDIYENEVTAIIGPSGCGKSTYIKTLNRMIELVPGVRTSGEIAYRGRNIFDKSYKVEELRTKVGMVFQKPNPFPKSIYENVAYGPRIHGIRDKKILDQIVEKSLKGAAIWDEVKDRLNQNAFGLSGGQQQRLCIARCLAIEPDVILMDEPTSALDPISTLKVEELVQELKKEFSIIIVTHNMQQAARISDKTAFFLNGEVIEFSNTDKIFSNPVDKRTEDYITGRFG is encoded by the coding sequence ATGAACGCAACAAAAGATAAAGTGAATGCACCAGCAGTCAGAAAAGGCACTACCCAGGGGTCTGTTAATGAAAAAAGCATCGTATACAAAACGAGCCAGCTGAACTTATGGTATGGCGACAATAATGCATTGAAGAATATCGATCTGGATATCTATGAAAATGAAGTGACAGCCATCATCGGCCCTTCAGGCTGCGGAAAATCAACTTATATCAAAACGCTGAACAGGATGATTGAGCTTGTTCCCGGAGTCAGGACTTCAGGAGAAATTGCTTACAGGGGCAGGAATATTTTTGATAAGTCTTATAAAGTGGAAGAGCTGCGTACAAAAGTAGGCATGGTATTCCAGAAGCCTAATCCTTTTCCGAAATCCATCTATGAAAATGTCGCCTACGGGCCAAGGATCCATGGGATCCGCGATAAAAAAATTCTTGATCAGATTGTGGAAAAGAGCTTGAAGGGAGCAGCTATTTGGGATGAAGTGAAGGACCGGCTGAACCAGAATGCCTTTGGTCTGTCCGGAGGCCAGCAGCAGCGTCTCTGCATCGCCCGCTGCCTCGCCATTGAACCTGATGTCATCCTGATGGATGAGCCGACCTCTGCCCTGGACCCTATCTCCACACTGAAGGTTGAGGAGCTTGTGCAGGAGCTGAAGAAAGAATTCAGCATCATCATCGTTACCCACAATATGCAGCAGGCTGCCCGTATTTCAGATAAGACTGCTTTCTTTTTAAATGGTGAAGTGATCGAGTTTTCCAATACAGATAAGATCTTCTCGAATCCTGTTGACAAGAGGACAGAAGATTATATTACAGGCCGATTTGGTTGA
- the pstA gene encoding phosphate ABC transporter permease PstA, with the protein MKLIDHTSVVNKMKPRLYKNVLFKLIFLAATMFGLLILGILLYRILTQGAGYLDMQFLQSLPSRKPELAGVKTALIGTIWLMGVVAPVSLLLGVGTAIYLEEYAKKNKFTDFIQVNISNLAGVPSIVFGLLGLTVFVRAAGFGTSVIAAGLTMSLLVLPIIIVASQEAIRSVPKELREASYGMGATKWQTIVRVVMPAAVPGILTGGILALSRAIGETAPLVVLGLPLFLAFLPRSVFDMFTVLPMQIYNWTGRPQEEFQALAAAGIIVLLVLLIGMNSVAVLIRNKFQKRY; encoded by the coding sequence ATGAAGCTGATTGACCATACATCTGTCGTTAACAAAATGAAACCAAGGCTGTATAAGAATGTACTGTTTAAATTGATATTCCTGGCAGCTACCATGTTTGGATTATTGATTTTAGGAATCTTATTGTATCGGATACTCACTCAAGGAGCCGGCTACCTTGATATGCAGTTCCTTCAAAGCCTGCCATCCCGAAAGCCTGAACTGGCAGGGGTTAAAACAGCTTTGATCGGAACCATTTGGCTCATGGGCGTCGTTGCCCCGGTATCACTTCTGCTTGGAGTGGGAACGGCGATCTACCTGGAAGAATACGCGAAGAAAAATAAGTTTACTGATTTCATCCAAGTGAATATCTCAAACCTTGCAGGTGTGCCATCGATCGTTTTCGGGCTGCTCGGTCTGACTGTATTTGTAAGAGCAGCAGGATTTGGCACAAGTGTTATTGCTGCCGGGCTGACTATGAGCCTGCTTGTTTTGCCGATCATCATTGTAGCCTCACAGGAAGCGATCCGTTCCGTTCCCAAAGAGCTTAGAGAAGCTTCTTACGGAATGGGTGCCACCAAGTGGCAGACCATTGTGCGTGTTGTTATGCCTGCTGCGGTGCCCGGCATACTGACAGGCGGCATCCTGGCGCTGTCCCGGGCAATCGGGGAAACAGCTCCGCTCGTCGTCCTGGGACTTCCGCTGTTCCTGGCGTTCCTGCCGAGGTCTGTGTTTGATATGTTCACTGTACTGCCAATGCAGATTTATAACTGGACCGGAAGGCCGCAGGAGGAGTTTCAGGCGCTTGCAGCTGCAGGAATCATTGTTCTGCTCGTGCTTCTGATCGGCATGAACTCTGTTGCCGTCCTGATCAGAAATAAATTTCAGAAAAGATATTAA